A DNA window from Sphingomonas profundi contains the following coding sequences:
- the rpsH gene encoding 30S ribosomal protein S8 produces MALTDPLGDLLTRIRNGQRARKDSVLSPASKLRARVLDVLQREGYIRGYSEEELAGHSGLRIELKYFEGQPAIQHVARVSKPGRRVYSGSKELPRVRNGLGITIVSTPKGVLSDAEARDQNVGGEVLAEVF; encoded by the coding sequence ATGGCATTGACCGATCCCCTGGGCGATCTGCTCACCCGCATCCGCAACGGCCAGCGGGCGCGCAAGGACAGCGTGCTCTCGCCCGCCTCCAAGCTGCGCGCGCGCGTGCTGGATGTGCTCCAGCGCGAGGGCTATATCCGCGGCTATTCCGAGGAGGAGCTGGCCGGCCATAGCGGCCTACGCATCGAGCTGAAATATTTCGAGGGCCAGCCCGCGATCCAGCACGTCGCGCGCGTCTCCAAGCCGGGCCGCCGCGTCTATTCGGGCTCCAAGGAGCTGCCGCGCGTGCGCAACGGCCTTGGCATCACCATCGTCTCGACGCCGAAGGGCGTTCTGTCCGACGCGGAAGCGCGCGACCAGAACGTCGGCGGCGAGGTGCTCGCGGAGGTATTCTGA
- the rplF gene encoding 50S ribosomal protein L6 produces the protein MSRIGKKPVPIPAGVTAAIEGRTLSVKGAKGTLTLNLADEVTYTVEDGGISVQPANDTKRARSFWGMQRTLVQNLVTGVTEGFTKKLLITGVGYRASVQGSKLKLQLGYSHDVDIDVPEGLTVATPDQTTVNISGIDKQAVGQLAAEIRRWRKPEPYKGKGIKYAGEFIFRKEGKKK, from the coding sequence ATGAGCCGCATCGGTAAGAAGCCGGTTCCGATCCCCGCCGGGGTGACGGCCGCGATCGAGGGCAGGACGCTCTCCGTAAAGGGCGCCAAGGGCACGCTGACCTTGAACCTGGCGGACGAGGTGACGTACACGGTGGAGGATGGCGGCATCTCGGTGCAGCCGGCCAACGACACCAAGCGCGCCCGGTCCTTCTGGGGCATGCAGCGCACGCTGGTGCAGAACCTCGTTACCGGCGTGACAGAGGGCTTCACCAAGAAGCTGCTCATCACCGGCGTGGGCTATCGCGCGTCCGTGCAGGGCAGCAAGCTGAAGCTGCAGCTGGGCTACAGCCACGATGTCGACATCGACGTGCCGGAAGGCCTGACGGTGGCGACGCCCGATCAGACGACCGTGAACATCAGCGGGATCGACAAGCAGGCCGTGGGCCAGCTGGCCGCCGAGATCCGCCGCTGGCGCAAGCCCGAGCCCTACAAGGGCAAGGGTATCAAATATGCGGGCGAGTTCATCTTCCGCAAGGAAGGGAAGAAGAAGTAA
- the rplR gene encoding 50S ribosomal protein L18 — protein MAKGLSLFQKRRQRVRTALRVKGNLRPRLSVHRSGRHIYAQVIDDEQGRTVASASTLEKDVRGTTGATADAAAAVGKRLAEKAAAAGVTRVVFDRGGFLFHGRVKALADAAREGGLEF, from the coding sequence ATGGCCAAGGGTCTTTCCCTCTTCCAGAAGCGTCGCCAGCGCGTTCGCACGGCATTGCGCGTGAAGGGCAATCTGCGTCCGCGCCTCTCGGTCCACCGCTCTGGCCGGCACATCTACGCGCAGGTGATCGACGACGAGCAGGGGCGCACCGTCGCCTCCGCCTCGACCTTGGAGAAGGACGTGCGCGGCACGACCGGCGCGACGGCCGATGCGGCCGCGGCGGTAGGCAAGCGGCTGGCCGAGAAGGCCGCCGCCGCCGGCGTCACCAGGGTCGTGTTCGATCGCGGCGGCTTCCTGTTTCATGGCCGCGTGAAGGCGCTGGCCGATGCCGCCCGCGAAGGCGGATTGGAGTTCTAA
- the rpmD gene encoding 50S ribosomal protein L30 produces the protein MATLKITQTGSPIRRIDKQRATLVGLGLNKMHKTVEREDSPEIRGMIRVVQHMVKVEEA, from the coding sequence ATGGCGACCCTGAAGATCACCCAGACGGGATCCCCGATCCGCCGCATCGACAAGCAGCGCGCGACCCTCGTCGGTCTCGGCCTGAACAAGATGCACAAGACGGTGGAGCGCGAGGACTCGCCCGAGATTCGCGGCATGATCCGCGTGGTGCAGCACATGGTGAAGGTCGAGGAGGCCTGA
- the rplO gene encoding 50S ribosomal protein L15, with amino-acid sequence MKLNDLRDNEGARKGRVRVGRGIGSGLGKTAGRGQKGQTSRSGVSINGFEGGQMPLHMRIPKRGFNNIFAKDHAEVNLGAIQKLVDAGTLASGGTIDHAALKAAGVARGGKDGVRILGKGSLTAALSFRVAGVSAGARAAIEAAGGSVEVIEVVAAADKHAAKHRVAQKARAADKDAKKSAAKA; translated from the coding sequence ATGAAACTGAACGATCTCCGCGACAATGAGGGCGCCCGCAAGGGCCGGGTGCGCGTCGGGCGCGGCATCGGCTCCGGCCTGGGCAAGACGGCCGGGCGCGGCCAGAAGGGCCAGACGAGCCGCTCCGGCGTCTCGATCAACGGCTTCGAGGGCGGCCAGATGCCGCTGCACATGCGTATCCCGAAGCGCGGCTTCAACAACATCTTCGCCAAGGATCATGCCGAGGTCAACCTGGGCGCGATCCAGAAGCTGGTCGATGCCGGCACGCTGGCCAGCGGCGGCACGATCGACCACGCGGCGCTGAAGGCGGCCGGCGTGGCGCGCGGCGGCAAGGACGGCGTGCGCATCCTGGGCAAGGGCAGCCTGACGGCCGCCCTCAGCTTCCGCGTCGCCGGCGTCTCGGCCGGCGCCAGGGCGGCGATCGAGGCGGCGGGCGGCTCGGTCGAGGTGATCGAGGTGGTCGCGGCGGCGGACAAGCATGCCGCCAAGCACCGCGTCGCTCAGAAGGCGCGCGCGGCGGACAAGGATGCCAAGAAGTCGGCGGCCAAAGCCTGA
- the rpsE gene encoding 30S ribosomal protein S5, giving the protein MADTNEIQGQPGAPADGTPQDGPTNDRGPGGPGGRGPRGGRGGPGGGRGPGGGNRDQRGGNRGRRDDRRGGGQDEGGEELIEKLVHINRVSKTVKGGKRFGFAALVVVGDGKGRAGFGHGKAREVPEAITKATAAAKKAMIRVPLREGRTLHHDGRGHFGAGLVYLRAAPAGTGIIAGGPMRAIFESLGVHDVVTKSVGTNNPYNMIRATFEALGDQTSPKSVAQRRGKKIADLLGRGGASTEVAEAEAVAVVE; this is encoded by the coding sequence ATGGCTGACACCAACGAGATCCAGGGCCAGCCCGGCGCCCCCGCCGACGGCACCCCCCAGGACGGCCCGACCAACGATCGCGGCCCGGGCGGCCCGGGCGGGCGTGGCCCGCGCGGCGGCCGTGGCGGCCCCGGTGGCGGTCGTGGCCCCGGGGGCGGCAATCGCGACCAGCGCGGCGGCAATCGCGGCCGTCGCGACGATCGTCGCGGTGGCGGCCAGGACGAGGGCGGCGAGGAGCTGATCGAGAAGCTGGTCCACATCAACCGCGTCTCCAAGACGGTGAAGGGCGGCAAGCGCTTCGGCTTCGCGGCGCTCGTGGTCGTGGGCGACGGCAAGGGCCGCGCCGGCTTCGGCCATGGCAAGGCGCGCGAGGTGCCGGAGGCGATCACCAAGGCGACCGCCGCCGCCAAGAAGGCGATGATCCGCGTTCCCCTGCGGGAAGGCCGGACCCTGCACCATGACGGCCGCGGCCATTTCGGTGCGGGCCTGGTCTATCTGCGGGCGGCGCCCGCCGGCACCGGCATCATCGCCGGCGGCCCGATGCGCGCCATCTTCGAGAGCCTGGGCGTGCACGATGTCGTCACCAAGTCGGTCGGCACGAACAACCCGTACAACATGATCCGCGCGACCTTCGAGGCGCTGGGCGACCAGACCAGCCCCAAGTCGGTGGCGCAGCGGCGCGGCAAGAAGATCGCCGACCTGCTCGGCCGTGGCGGCGCCTCCACCGAGGTGGCCGAGGCCGAAGCCGTCGCGGTGGTGGAGTAA
- a CDS encoding adenylate kinase translates to MNIILLGPPGAGKGTQASRLEQQRGMVQLSTGDMLRAALKAGTPVGVKAKAVMEAGELVSDAIVSALIGERLDGLDGAGAIFDGYPRTAAQAEALDVLLAERGRTLDHVIELAVDEDALVERITGRFTCAKCGEGYHDRFKQTAVAGVCDVCGSTEFKRRPDDNEETVRTRMAEYRAKTAPILPLYEARGIVARVDGMADIDAVTQQIAAILDRANAPAA, encoded by the coding sequence ATGAACATCATTCTGCTCGGGCCGCCGGGGGCGGGCAAGGGCACCCAGGCGAGCCGGCTGGAGCAGCAGCGCGGCATGGTGCAGCTCTCTACCGGAGACATGCTGCGCGCCGCGTTGAAGGCCGGCACGCCGGTGGGCGTGAAGGCCAAGGCGGTGATGGAGGCGGGCGAGCTGGTGTCCGACGCGATCGTCTCGGCCCTGATCGGCGAGCGGCTGGACGGGCTGGACGGCGCGGGCGCCATCTTCGACGGCTATCCGCGCACCGCCGCGCAGGCCGAGGCGCTGGACGTGCTGCTGGCCGAGCGCGGCCGCACCCTGGACCATGTGATCGAGCTGGCCGTTGACGAGGACGCGCTGGTCGAGCGGATCACCGGCCGCTTCACGTGTGCCAAGTGTGGCGAGGGCTATCACGATCGTTTCAAGCAGACGGCCGTCGCCGGCGTATGCGACGTGTGCGGATCGACCGAGTTCAAGCGCCGCCCCGACGACAATGAGGAGACGGTGCGCACGCGCATGGCCGAGTATCGCGCCAAGACGGCGCCGATCCTGCCGCTGTACGAGGCGCGCGGCATCGTGGCGCGGGTGGACGGCATGGCCGACATCGACGCGGTGACGCAGCAGATCGCCGCCATCCTCGATCGGGCGAACGCCCCGGCGGCCTAA
- the secY gene encoding preprotein translocase subunit SecY yields MASAAEQMAANISLGQFAKATELKKRLWFTLGALVVFRLLSFVPLPGIDPIALNSLFETTRGGVLDFFNTFSGGSLERMSLIALGVMPYITASIVIQLATSLSPTLGAIKKEGESGRKKLNQYTRYGTVFLTAVQGYFIAVGLEGWGAGQGMTAVVDPGLLFRITCVISLIGGTMFLMWLGEQITSRGIGNGVSLIIMAGIVSQLPHALAQVFEGGRTGSLSPVLIIGTLVLVLGLIAFICFMERAQRRVLIQYPKRQTQRGMMQADKSHLPLKINTANVIPPIFASSLLLMPLTITQFAGQRVAGESRWGDFVISLNQWLQHGTPLYMTLYAAGIIFFCFFYTAVVFNPEETADNLKRYGGFIPGIRPGKNTADYLDYVLTRITVLGAAYLTFICLVPEALVARAGIPFYLGGTSLLIVVNVTIDTVTQIQSHLLAHQYGDLIKKAKLKGGMRR; encoded by the coding sequence ATGGCATCCGCAGCCGAACAAATGGCCGCCAACATCAGCCTTGGCCAGTTCGCCAAGGCGACCGAGCTCAAGAAGCGGCTCTGGTTCACCCTGGGCGCGCTCGTCGTGTTCCGGCTGCTCAGCTTCGTGCCGCTGCCCGGCATCGATCCGATCGCGCTGAACTCCCTGTTCGAGACGACGCGCGGCGGCGTGCTCGATTTCTTCAACACCTTCTCCGGTGGCTCGCTGGAGCGGATGAGCCTGATCGCGCTGGGCGTGATGCCCTACATCACCGCCTCGATCGTCATCCAGCTGGCGACGTCGCTGTCGCCGACCCTGGGCGCGATCAAGAAGGAGGGCGAGAGCGGGCGCAAGAAGCTGAACCAGTATACGCGCTACGGCACCGTCTTCCTCACCGCCGTGCAGGGCTATTTCATCGCCGTGGGCCTGGAAGGCTGGGGCGCGGGGCAGGGCATGACGGCGGTGGTCGATCCGGGCCTGCTGTTCCGCATCACCTGCGTGATCTCGCTGATCGGCGGCACGATGTTCCTGATGTGGCTGGGCGAGCAGATCACCAGCCGCGGCATCGGCAACGGCGTCTCCCTCATCATCATGGCCGGCATCGTCAGCCAGCTGCCGCACGCGCTGGCGCAGGTGTTCGAGGGCGGGCGCACCGGCTCGCTCTCGCCTGTGCTCATCATCGGCACGCTGGTGCTGGTGCTGGGCCTGATCGCGTTCATCTGCTTCATGGAGCGGGCGCAGCGCCGCGTGCTGATCCAGTATCCCAAGCGCCAGACCCAGCGCGGCATGATGCAGGCGGACAAGAGCCACCTGCCGTTGAAGATCAACACGGCCAATGTGATCCCGCCGATCTTCGCCTCCTCGCTGCTGCTGATGCCACTGACGATCACCCAGTTCGCCGGGCAGCGCGTGGCGGGGGAGAGCCGGTGGGGCGATTTCGTCATCAGCCTGAACCAGTGGCTGCAGCACGGCACGCCGCTCTACATGACGCTCTACGCGGCGGGGATCATCTTCTTCTGCTTTTTCTACACCGCCGTGGTGTTCAATCCGGAGGAGACGGCGGACAATCTGAAGCGCTACGGAGGCTTCATCCCCGGCATCCGCCCGGGCAAGAACACCGCCGACTATCTCGATTACGTGCTGACGCGGATCACCGTGCTGGGCGCCGCCTACCTGACCTTCATCTGCCTGGTGCCGGAGGCGCTGGTGGCGCGGGCGGGCATTCCCTTCTATCTCGGCGGCACTAGCCTTCTGATCGTCGTCAACGTAACCATCGATACCGTGACCCAGATTCAGAGCCATCTGCTGGCGCACCAATATGGCGACCTCATCAAGAAGGCGAAGCTGAAGGGCGGTATGCGCCGCTAG